The DNA segment CACCCGTGACCGCAAGGGAATGCCGTGGGTGTCGTGCCGCTGCGCGAGCGCCTCCGTCTTGAGTTTGGCCATGTCGACGCCGAGCGGACATTCGCTCTTGCACGCCTTGCACATCAGGCACAGGTCGAGCACGTCGTGAAGGCGCTCGTCGCCGAGCGCGGCTCTCGGGTCCGGTTCGGACAGTGCCTTCACCAATGCGTTGGCTCTTCCCCTCGTCGAGTCCTCTTCGCGCAGCGTGGCCATGTAGGACGGGCACATCGCGCCGCTGTCGCTCTTGCGGCACAGGCCGATGTTCATGCACCGGTCGGCGGCGCCGCGCATCCCGCCGATCACCTCGAAGTCGAGGTGGGTCCGCAGCGGCGCGGCCTTCGGCAGCGCGGGATCGCGCAGGTTCTCGGTCATCGCGGGGGCGTCGACGATCTTGCCGGGATTGAGCGTGTTCCCGGGGTCGAACAGCCGCTTGACCTCACGCATGGCCTCGTAGAGTTCGGGTCCGAACAATTCCCTGTTGAACTCGCTGCGGGCGAGGCCGTCGCCGTGTTCGCTGGAATTGACTCCACCGTATGCGGTCACGAGGTCCTTGACCTCTTCGGCGACCGCCCGCATCGTCTCGATCTGGCCGGGTGCGGTGAGGTCGACGAAGGGCCGGACGTGCAGGCAGCCCACCGAGCAGTGGCCGTAGAACCCGGCTCGCAGGCCATGTTTGTCGAGGATCGCCGCGAATTCGGCCGTGTATTCGGAAAGGTGCCGGGGATCGACGGCGGTGTCCTCGACGAAGGCCAGTGGCCGGTTCGCGCCCGAACTGGCCGCCATGAGCAGACCCAGACTCGACTTGCGTACCTTGAGCAGCGACGCCTGTTGCGCGGGGGTGACCGCTTCCAGCGTGTGGTAGCCGTGGCCGTGCTCGCGCCACAGTTTCGTGAGCCGGTGCAGGCCGTCGAGCAGGCGCGCTTCGTCGTCACCGCTGAACGTGACGAACAGCAGCGCCTCGGGATCGCCGACGAGGATGTCGCCGAGTGCGGCATACTCGATGCGCTGCCTCGAAAGGTCGAGAATCGTGCGGTCCATGAGTTCCACGGCGGCGGGATCGCATTCCAGCGCGTCCTCGGTGGCGGCGATCGCCTCCCTTGTCGAGGCGAAGTGGCCGACGGCGATCACCGTGGCACGGGGCTTTGGCACCAGATCGACGACGGCGCTCGTGGCGACCACGAGCGTTCCCTCGGCGCCGACCACGAACTTGGCCAGGTCGAAGGGCCCCTCACCGGCGAGCCGGTCGAGCCGGTAGCCACCGGCCCTCCGCCAGAACTCGGGAAAACCGGTGGTGATGGCATCGCGGTGACCGGCGACGATTCCCGGCAGCTCCCTGTACAAGGCCCCTTCCAATGTGGACATCCGGGCTTTCGCCGCCACCTCCTCGGCGGTGCGCGGCGCGAACGTGGCCGTCGAGGCGTCGGAGAGCACGATGTCGAGTGAGCGGACGTGATCGATGGTCATCCCGTAGCGCACGGAACCGCTGCCTGCCGAGTTGTTGCCGATCATGCCGCCGAGCGTGGCGCGGTTGCTCGTCGAGGTGTCCGGCCCGAACATCAGCCCGTACCTGGCCGCCGCCCTGTTGAGCTGGTCCTGCACCACTCCCATCTCGACTCTCGCCGTGCGGGCCTCTGGATCGAGTTCGCCGATGCGATGCAGGTGCCGCGAGAAGTCGATGACGATCCCCGGGCCGACGGTCTGTCCGGCGAGACTGGTACCCGCTCCCCTCGGCACGACCGGAACCCCGCATTCGCCCGCGATGGCCACGGCGGCGGCGACGTCGTCGGCGTCACGGGGGAACACCACTCCCCTCGGCGTGATGGCGTACATGCTGGCATCGCGCGAGAACACGTGCCGGGTGTAGTCGTCGAAGGCGACCTCTCCGGCGATTTCGGTACGCAGCCGTTGTTCGAGTTCCCTCGTCAGCGTGTCCATCACGCCGCCTCCAGTACGTCCAGCGCGGCGGTGATCCCGCCATGGCCCACGGGAACTCCGGCCAGCGAAAGGCCCATCTGTACCCCGCTGAGCGTTCCGGCCAGCGTCAGATCGTTGAAGTGCCCGAGATGGCCGATGCGAAACACCTTGCCGCGCAGCTTGCCCAGTCCCGCGCCGAGCGACATGTTGAACCGGTCGAGGATGATCGCCCTGATCTTGTCGGCGTCGTGCTCGCCGGGAACGAGCACCGCGGTCAGCGCGGGCGAATGGGCCCGATCGTCCAGGCACAACAGGTCGAGGCCCCACGCGCGCACCGCGGCCCTCGTCGCTTCCGCGTGCCGCAGGTGCCGCGCGAACACCTGGGGAAGGCCCTCCTCGTCCAGCATGCGCAACGCTTCCCGCAGTCCGTAAAGCAGGTTGGTCGCCGGAGTACTGGGGAAGAAGCCGGTCCGGTTGGCCTCGATGACCGGTCGCCAGTCCCAATAGGACCTCGGCAGCCGCGCGGTTTCCGCCGCCCGCAGTGCTTTGTCGCTGACGGCGTTGAACCCGAGGCCGGGCGGCAACATCAATCCCTTCTGCGAACAGGAGATCGTGACGTCGACACCCCATTCGTCGTGCCGGTAGTCGACCGAACCCAGCGAGGAGATGGTGTCCACGAGCAGCAGCGCGGGATGCCCGCTTTCCCGCAGCGCGCGGCTGACCGGCGGAATGGCACTGGTGACGCCGGTCGAGGTCTCGTTGTGCACGACACACACCGCGGCGATCTCGTGGGCGGTGTCGGCGGCAAGGCGCTCGGCGAGCGCGTCCGCGTCGACGCCGTGCCGCCAGTCACCAGGCAGGAAATCGACGGTCAGGCCGAGGTTCGTCGCGAGGTCGCGCCACAGTGTGGCGAAATGACCCGTCTCGAAAGCCAGTACCCGGTCACCAGGACTGAGCGTGTTGACGAGCGCTGCTTCCCACGCGCCGGTACCGGAACCGGGATAGACGACGACGGGATTCGTGGTGCCGAATACCGGTTTCACGGCTTCGAGAACGTCCGTGGTCAGTGCGGCGAATTCGGGTCCTCGATGGTCGATGGTGGGCGCGGACATCGCCCGCAGCACCCTGTCGGGAACGTTGGTGGGGCCGGGAATTTGCAGGAAGTGCCGGCCGATCGGCTGTGCCATCGGATACTCCATTGGTCTATTCAGGACTCTTGACGGTCAATTGTGTCGCGCGCCATACTTCCTCGGTGCGAGACCACGCTTTCGCATTACGGAATCCATGGATTTTCTGCGCCCGCGAGCCAACGTCTGCCTCCAGGAGCTTCGATGTCCATCCAGATATATTCGATCATCGGCCTGGTTCTCATTTTTCTCCTCGCGACCCTGCGCTCGGTGAACATGGGAGCGGTTGCCTTTCTCGGCACCTTTCTGATCGGAACCTTCATATTCGATGAATCCGTGGACGATTTGTTCTCCGGATTCCCCGGTGACCTCTTCGTCGTCTTGGTCGGCGTGACACTGCTGTTCGCCATCGCCAAGGCAAACGGCACCGTCGATTGGCTCATCCAGGCCGGTGTTCGTGCCGTGCGCGGGAGAATCGCCCTCATTCCGTGGGTGATGTTCCTCGTCACGAGCCTGCTGACGATGGTGGGTGCCGTCGTCCCCGGCGCGGTGGCCATCATGGCGCCGATCGGGCTGAACTTCGCCACCCGCTACCGCATCAACCCGATGCTCATGGGGCTGCTGATCATCAACGGCGCGAGCGCGGGCGGCTTCTCGCCGATCAGTATTTTCGGCAGCATCACCAATGGCGTCGTCGAGCGCAGCGGACTTCCCGGAAACCCGGCGCTGCTGTGGATCAGCTCGTTCCTGTTCAACGCCGTACTCAGCGTCGTGGTGTTCTTTCTCTTCGGCGGCAAGCAACTCCTGCGGCGCAGGATCTCCACCGAGCCAGGCGCGCCCTCCGACAGCGACGACGAGGACGTATCCGGCGGCCCGGTTTCCGGCCCGTCCGGCGGCACGGCCACCTCGACGAAGCAACGCACGACCAGCAGCACCGAGGTGAGCACGCTCAACCCGCAACGCGTCATCACACTGGCGGGCCTCATCGTGCTCGCGGTGGGCGCGCTGGCTCTCGAATTCGATGTCGGCCTGCTCGCGCTGAGCATCGCGACCGTCATCTGCCTGCTGTCGCCGCGGGACACCAAGGGCTGCGTGGCCGAGGTCGCCTGGCCGACCGTGTTGCTGATCTGCGGCGTGGTGACCTACGTGGGCCTGATGGAACGGGTCGGCACCATCGAATTCCTCGGCGACAGCGTCGCGGGTATCGGGGTGCCGCTGCTGGCCGCGTTCGTGATCTGCCTCATCGGCGCTGCGGTGTCGGCATTCGCCTCCACGACCGGCATTCTCGGCGCACTCATCCCGCTTGCCGTCCCGTTCCTGCTCACCGGGCAGGTCGGCGCCGTCGGCATGATCATCGCACTGGCGCTGTCGTCGTCGGTCGTCGACTCGTCCCCGTTTTCCACCAGCGGCGCGCTCGTCGTCGCCAGCGCGCCGGAACAGGTACGCGACACCGTGTTCCGGAAGCTCATGATCTGGGGCATGAGCATGATCGTCGTGGCTCCGGTCGCGGCCTGCCTGATCTTCGTGATTCCCGGCTGGTTGTGACCTGCCGCGTGCCCGTCGACATCGCTGCCGGTGTCGGCGGGCACCGGCCCCCCGTTGCCCGGCTAGACTGCGAGAATGAGCGAGGGCATGCGCACCGTACTGTCCGCTTTCCGGGTTCTCGAAGAGGTCGCCTACACCCAGCCGGCCGGAGTCGGCGAGCTGGCGCGAAGACTGCGTCTTCCCAAGAGCACCGTTCAGCGCGCGCTCAGGACACTGTGGACGGCGGGCTGGATCTGCCCCGACGGCGCGGAGATCACCCGCTGGGTGCTCACCACCCGCGCGCTGCACATCGGACAGCGGGCCATCGCCGACCTCGGCGTCCGCGACGCCGCCGCGGCGATCATGCAGGAACTGCGCAGGGAAACCGGCGAGACCTCGCACCTCATGGTGCGCGAGGGCGATCACGCCGTGCTCATCGAGCGCGTCGAGACGACCCACCCCATCCGCGCCGTGATCCCGCTGGGCAGCGCCGTCCCGCTGCACGGCTCCTCCAACGGCAAGGCGATGCTCGCGCAACTCGGCAAGGACGAAGTGACGGCGATCATCGGCGACACGCTGGAGCGCTACACCGACAACACCATCGTCGAATGGGACGACTTCTTCGCCGAACTGGACAGCGTGCGCGCGCTCGGCTACGCCTCGAACGTCGGTGAATGGCGCACCGACATCGCGGCTGTCGCCGCCGCGATCTTCGACCACGAGGGCGCTCCGATCGCCAGCATCTCGGTGTCCGCCCCTGGCAGCAGGATGACCGAACAACAGCGGCAAACCTATGGCGCGCTGGTGATCGAGGCGGCCAACCGCATCAGCGCGACCCTCGGCTACCGGCGGCCCGCCGATGGCGACGAAGACCACGGGCCGCGGTGACGGCCCCAGGGACGTCGCCGCCCGCGTTCCGATCGTGGGCACGGGAACTCACCGGCCCCGCCACCGGGGCGCTCGTTTGCCGACGAAAGCGGCCACTCCCTCCGCGAAATCCGCGCTGCCGTAACACATTTCCACCAGGTCGTCGCCGTCGGGAAGGTCGTGCTCCCGCAGCCTGCGGATCGCGGTCTTGCTCGCCAGCATCGTGAGCGGGGCCTGACCGGCGAGCTGATCGGCCAGCTCCCCCACCCTGCCGGTGAGCCGGTCCGGTTCGACCACTTCGGACACCAGCCCGCAGCCGAGCGCCTCGCGCGCGCCGGTGAATCCCGCCGTCAGCAACAAAGTACTCGCCCTTCCCGCGCCGACGAGGTGTACGAGGCGGGCGTAGGTCGCCATCGAAAGACAGTTGCCGACGGTGCGTGCGATCGGAATGCCGAACTTCGCGTCCTCGGTGCACACCCTGAGATCGCAGGCAGCCGCGATGGCGAGTCCTCCCCCTGTCGCGTAGCCCTCGATCGCCGCGATGACCGGTACCCGCACGCGTTCCAGCCTGGCGAGGACGCTCTCGATCCTGCGCTCGTAGGCCAGTCCGTCCCGCGCGCCCCGGAATTCGCTGAACTGCGCGATGTCGGTGCCCGCGACGAACGCCTTTCCACCGGCACCACGCAATACCGCCACCCTGACGTTCTCGTCGGCGTCGACGCGTTCGCAGAAGTCGACGAGTCCGTCGTACATGGCCCAGGTCATCGCGTTGCGGGCGCTCGGCCGGTTGAACGTGGCCACGGCGCGGGATCCCGTGAACTCGGTCAGCAGCTCGTCGGTCATGGCCGTCCTTCCCTCGTTCTTCGCCTCGGGTAACCGGGTCTCAGCCCACCGCTCCGGTGGAGCGCAGCGCTTCGATCTCCTCCGCCGAACAGCCGGCGGCGGCAAGGACTTCGTCGGTGTGTTCGCCCAGCGCGGGCGCGACCCTGCGCACGCTGCCAGGGGTCGCGCCGAGCTTGACCGGAATGCCAAGCGAGCGCACCGTTCCCTCCCTCGGGTGCTCCAGTTCCAGCACCATCTCGCGGGCCAGCGTGTGCGGATCGGCGCAGGACTCGGCGTAGTCCCGGATGGGACCGGCCGGCACCCCGGCATCCAGCAGCTCGTCGACCCAGACACCGGTGTCCTTGCGCCGCAAGGTGACCGACAGTTCGGCGGCCAGCTCGTCCCGCCGCTCCACCCTGTCGGTGTTGGTGCGAAACCGTTGGTCGGCAAGGAGATCCTGACGTCCGAGCACCTCGCACAGCCGCGACCACAGCCGGTCGTTGTTGGCGCCGATGGTCAGATAGCCGTCCCGGGTGCGCAACGCCTGATACGGGGCGTTGACCCGGTGGGCCGAGCCGAGCCGCCCAGGGGCCGCCCCCGTCGCCCACAGTTCCGACGTCTCCCAAATGGACAGTGCGAGCGCCGCGTCGTAGAGCGACGTGTCGATGGCCTGCCCCACTCCGGTGACCTCGCGGGAAAGGCAGGCGCTCAGGATGCCGATCACGCAGAACAGGCCCGCCGAGAGATCGGCGACCGGGACGCCGCATTTCACCGGCTCGCCGTTCGCGTCGCCGGTGACGCTCATGATGCCGGACATCGCCTGTGCGATGAGGTCGTAGCCGGGACGCTGGGCATACGGCCCGGTCTGCCCGAACCCGGAAATCGACGCGTAGACCAGTCGTGGGTTGAGCTCACGCAGTGACGCGTAGTCGACGCCGAGCCTCGCGGCGACTCCTGGCCGGAAGCTCTCCACCACCACGTCGGCGGTGGCCGCGAGGCGGTGGAAGACAGTTCTGCCCTCCTCGGTCTTGAGGTCGAGCGCGATGCCGCGTTTGTTGCGGTTGACCGCGAGGAAGGCGGCGCTCTCCCCGCCGGGAAGCCGGTGGCCGGTCGCCTGGCGCGTCGCGTCGCCCCTGCCGAGGGGTTCGACCTTGATGACGTCGGCACCGAGGTCGCCGAGGAGCTGGCAGCAGTAGGGACCGGCCATGACCTGCGTCAGGTCGAGCACGGTGAGGTGTTCCAGGGCGAACGGCATCGGGCTCCCCGCACCAGATCTTCCGTGCCGTGTATCGGCACGGCTACTTATTTTACGGCACGACTGTACGAGTGCCGGAACCAGCCGGTCAAGGGAGTCGCGCGCCACCGCGCGCTGCGGCATCGTGGCCGCATGACGTTCGAGTCCATGACACGGAAGCGGCCGATCGCGGGGGCGAGCGCCGTGAGTATCGGCGGGCATCGGGTGCGGTTGCTCGATCGCGCCAGGATCTACGCGTGCGGGGTCACGCCCTACGACGTGACCCACGTCGGGCAGGCGGCCACGTTCCTGTGGGTCGACACGCTGGCACGGGTGCTGCGCGTGCTCGGCGTCGAACCACTCGTCTGCCGCAACGTCACCGACGTCGACGACGTCCTGCACGACGTCGCGCGACACCGGGGCACGCCCTATGACCAGCTGGCCTCCTTCGAGCAGTTCGAATTCGAGGGCGACATGGCCGCGCTCGGCGTGCGGGCGCCCGATCACGCTCCGGTCGCGCACGGTTTCATCGACCCGGTTCGCAGGCTCGCCGCCGCCCTCGTCGAATCGGGAACCGCCTACGCGCGCGAGGGGTCGGTCTACTTCCGGGGAGCCGGGGTCGCGGACAGGGCGGGGCTGGACGAGGAAACGGCGCTGCGGCTCGCCGAGGCCAACGGCGGAAGACCGGACGATCCGGCGAAGGACCATCCACTGGACGTCGCGGTGTGGCAGGCGGCCGAACCCGGCCACCCCGCGTGGAGTTCCCCGTGGGGCAGGGGCAGACCCGGCTGGCACGCGGGGTGTGTGGCCATGGCGACGTCGGTGTTCGGGATCGGGGTCGACATCCACGCGGGCGGTGCCGATCTGCGGTTCCCGCACCACGCCTATCACGCGGCGATGGCCGAGGCGCTGACCGGCACCGCCCCGTACGCGCGGGCGTGGCTGCACGCGGGGACGGTGCGGGTCGGCGGCGTGAAGATGGCGAAGTCGGAGGGAAACCTCGTGGCTGTCCGGGATGTGCTCGCCGAGCATCCGGCTCCGGTGCTGCGACTGGCCGTGATCGACCGGCCGTGGCACAGCGACTGGGACTACGCCCCTTCGGTGCTCGACGCGGCTGCCGGGCGGCTGGCGAAGCTGTACCGAGCGGCGGGGCGGCCGGGAGAGTCGGATGAAGCCGTGGTCGAGAAGCTGCGGCTGCTGCTGGCCGATGAACTCGACGTACCGGCCGCCATCGACCTCGCGACCGAGGTGGGCGGCAGCGCCGCCCGGCTCCTGGTCGCCACCATGGGCCTGACCTGACCCGCGAGTCCCCCGTCCAGGACAGCGACACCCGCACCCAAGGCGCCGAGATCCGCGCTCAGGTCACCGAGTTCTGCATTCAGGTCACCGACATCTGCACTCGGGTCACCGACATCTGCATTCAGGTCACCGAGACCCGCGCTCGGGTCGCCGAGATCCGCGCTCCGAGACCTGGCGCGCGAACGCGACACTCGGCGTGCGGAACGCGGAACTCGCGGTCCCGAACGCAGACCTCGGCATCCGGAACGCGGATCTCGCGAGCCTGAGCGCGGAACTCGGCGTCAGGGACGGGGGACTCGCGCGGGTCCGCGGCACTCAACCGGCGGAAAGGCCGTGCACGACCGGTTTCGTCGCGGGATAGAGATCGAGGTAACCGCGATGAAGTTCGTCGTAGCGCTCGCGCAGAGCGGAATCGGGGACGCGGATCTCGCGCACCGGGTTCCACAGCGCGACGTCGGGCGCGCCGATCGCGCCCGCCGCGAGCAGCGCCGCGCCGTAGCAGGCCCCGATGGTCACCGAGGGGATTTCCTGCTCGATTCCGGTGACGTCGCTGACGATCTGGGTCCACAGCCCGCCCTGGGTTCCGCCACCGACGGCGACGATCCGCTCCAGCCGCGCGTCGGCGTCCCGCATCGCCGCGATGTTGTGCCGCACCCCGTGCGCGGTCGCCTCCAGCGCGGCCCGGTACAGGTCGCCTCGCGTGTGTTCGAGGGTCAGCCCGGCGATGACTCCGCGTGCGAGAGGATCCGCGATCGGCGTGCGCTCGCCCGCGAAGTACGGCAGCATCAGCAACCCGCCAGCCCCCGGTCCCGACCGGCTCGCCTCGGCGAGCAGTTCGGCGTGGGCCGGGCCGCCGAAGAGGCCACGCAGCCATTCGGTCACCGCTCCGGAGGTCGCCATTCCGCCCGCGAGGTTGCGGGTTCCCTCGTAGGCGCCGACGGTGCTCCACAGGCTCGGCATCGTCAGCCTGCGCTCGGTCGTGGCGATGAGGAACATGGTCGTGCCGTACATGATCATCAGGTCGCCCTGGCGCTGCGCGCCGACGCTCACCGCCTCCGACCACGCGTCGATGGTGCCGGTGATCACCGGGGTTCCCGCGGCGAGTCCGGTTTCCCTCGCCGCCGTGGCGGTCACGGTTCCCGCGACGTCGCCGGGCCAGCGCAACGGCGGCAGGTCGAGCCACGGCGCGACCCGCTGGGCCCACGGTTCGTACCATTCGAGTTCCCGCGAGTCGTACAGCGGCACCGACTGGCTCGCCGAGTGATGGTCGAGCACGTATTCGCCGGTGAGCCGGGATACTAGCCAGGAACTGGGAAGGTACAAACGTTTCGCCCTCGCGGCGATGTCCGGTTCGTGCTCGGCGACCCAGGCGAGCTTCGGACCCACGGCCTGGGTGGACAGCAGCGAGCCGCACCGGTCGAGCACGGCCCGCTCACCCAGTTCCTCGCCGAGCGCGGCGATCTGCGCGGTGGCGCGGGTGTCGACGCCGTAGAGGATCGCGGGCCGTAACGGTTCTTCCGTGCCGGGCTCGCCCCCTCCGGTCAGCGCGACGCAGGGACCCATCCCGCTGACGCCGACCGCCCCGACGGCTCCGTTCGACCCGCCGGTTCGCAGGAGTTCGGCAGTGATGCCGGTGAACTCGGCCCACCACACCCGCGGATCCATCTCGACGTGTCCCGGCCGAGGGCGGGACACGGTGTGCTCGCGCACCGCGGTGCGCACCACGGCGCCGCTGTCGCGGTCGACGAGCACGCCTTTGGTACTCGATGTCCCGATGTCGACGCCGATGACCATCGGCTTGGCTGCCGTCACACTCGTCACGGCCGTCATGTCACCACACGAGAGAGCGCGCTACGCGGGCGCCGTCCCCGTCAGGTCGAGGTCCACGGTGACCTGTCCTTCGCCGGTGAGGCTGACCTGCCGCACCGACGGCGCGTACAGGCTGGTGACGACGGTGTACTCGCCGGAGGGAAGGCCCCGCAGTTCGTAGCGGCCGTCGGAACCGGTGACGACGCTGGAAACCTGTTCGCCGTGCGCGCCGGTGACCGTCACGGTCGCGCTCGCGAGCCCGGTGCCGTCGGGTGCGGTGACCCTGCCGTGGATGCGGCCGGTCGCGGTGAGCGTGAAGTCCCTTGCCACACCGGAGCCGTTGAGCGCGATCGACGCCGCCTCCGGTTCGAATCCCTTCGCGGTGGCGACCACCGTGTAGCTGCCGGACCGAAGCCCGGTGACGGCGAACCCGCCGTCGGCGCCGGACCGGGTCCTGCTGATCTGCCTGCCGTCCGGCCCGGTCACGGTGACCACGCCGCCGTCGATCCCGCCGCCGCCGGTTCCCCGCATCGTGCCGGTGAGCGAGCCCGCCGGAGCGGGTTCCTGCTCCACCTCGGCCGGGGCGGGTTTCTTCCTTCCTGGCAAGAACGACGCGACGACGAGCGCGGCGAGCGAAGCAACGGCCGCGATCACGAGCACGACCTGGAAACCGTCCCGCGAGGGCACGGCGGTTCCGCCGACCGTCATGGTCATGCTGGCGAGGATGACCCCGGCGACCGCGCTCGACACCGACGTGCCGATCGAGCGCATGAGTGTGTTGAGACTGTTGGCCGCCGCGGTCTCCGACACCGGAACGGCTCCCATCACCAGCGCGGGCATGGCGCCGTAGGCAAGGCCGATCCCGGCGCCGATGATGCTGGAGGCGATCACGAGCTGCCAGATCTCCGACATCAGCACGAGGGTCAGCGCGTAGCCTGCCGCGACCACGACGGCGCCGGTCATCAGCGTGACCTTCGGGCCCATGGTGCGCGAGATCCTCGCCGAGACCGGCGCCATGGCCATCATGACGAGGCCGTTGGGTGCCATGACCAGTCCCGCGGCGAGGATCGTCTGCCCCATGCCGTATCCGGTCGCCTCGGGCGCCTGCAACAACTGTGGCAGCACCAGCGACATCGCGAACATCGCGAAGCCGAAGACGATGGAGGCGATGTTGGTCAGCAGCACCTGCCTGCGCGCGGTGGTGCGCAGATCCACGAGCGGCTGCCGGGTCCGCAGCTC comes from the Prauserella marina genome and includes:
- a CDS encoding carboxypeptidase-like regulatory domain-containing protein; translation: MARDFTLTATGRIHGRVTAPDGTGLASATVTVTGAHGEQVSSVVTGSDGRYELRGLPSGEYTVVTSLYAPSVRQVSLTGEGQVTVDLDLTGTAPA